The window CAACTGTACTGCATTGGTCATCAAACATGTTAATATTCGACGCAAAATGTATACCATGTTCCCTGATGTAATTGACAAGGGCTGACAGTTGAGCTTACAGATGATCCCCGAGAAACGCTTATACGTCCTTGGTATACGAACATGTGGTTTAACTTCAAAAAGCACACCTTTCTCAGTTCTCACATATAGCGCCTTCAACTTCCCAGCCTTATTCAGTGTGCTATCTAAAATCATTAGCATAGCCTGACATGTAATAATTAGGACACATGTGAATCAGATAATGAAGTGGTAAACTTTTACTACACTCAAAGGAGATAATAATTCTTCAGTGAACATAGTGAAACTGGTAATTTAGGTTAATACTCCTAGTAGAATACAATAATGAAGAATATTCTATAACGCATATACTTCTCATGCATagaaaagaagcaaaagtccatCACTTTAAATCAACCTTAATAATGTATAGCAAATTGTAAGATCAACCCCAAGCTTAAACCTAAGAAAGTTTAAAGAACAATATTTCTTCTACTATCTACAAAATTAGTAGCATGATATCTAAGACGCATTTAAACAGAAATAGATGAAATTGATTTCTCAGATATATGTATGACTGTGGATATAAATGAGAaaacatgttgaaacaatgacAATAAAAGGATTTATAGTTAGCAACTAACCTGATGAGCAATGTCAGGCCTATAATCAGCAGGGTTTTTGTTATTTCTCTTTAGAAAATTAGCATGTTCATCCGAGTTGAGTAACTGATAAGTCTGCACTAGTCAACAGAAGAGAACATTACTTAAAAGCAGTAAGTGTACACACAAACCCATGATCTGATCTTCCAAAATCTCATTAAAAGAAAGGGTTTAAGCTACAATAGTAACCTTGCCAACTTTAGCAACTTCCAAAGAAGCTCTTTCAAGAATAAAAATAACACCATTCTTCTTATCATCCTCGACCAATGGGCCAATCGGAATACCAGAAAGTTCATCAGCAACATGCTGAGCTTTCgcctcatcttcatcttcttctgcCTTACTTCTCTTCGTCACATTTTCTTCATCATCCACAACCTCATTTCCTTCCTCAtgtacttcttcttcttctttatcGTACACTTCACGATTCTTCTTTCGCTTCCTCCCTTTAACACCATAAGGTCTCACCATTTCCAAGCTCGCTACAACCACCACAATTATCAAAATCACTTCTTTCCAACAATTAAAAAACAATTCAACATAAGTACTTCAACAgatactaatataaaaaaacaCTGTTACTAACTACCAAGAACCAATCTTTTCGACTAAAAACAGAACACCCATCATAACATATGCTATATAATCAACAAAAATCACAATTTTCCAACACTTAACCAACTAATTTTACTTCCTCAACATATTAAAACTTATTACACTACATAAAGTACTTCACTAAAAACTAATCAAGAAACAATCTTTTCGATAAAAAACAAAACACCCATCAAAGCATATGCTAAATAATCAACTAAAAGtctaaaattcatattaataatatatattctaacttCTAAGGCAAATTAGGAACAATCCTTCAGCAAAGTTACCAAAATATACATAAACagcaagaaaaaatatttaatcgaAAAATTGAGCAACAACCTATTAAAGAAACAAACTTGAACTGAtggatacatacatatatgtaataAAATGAAGGAAATAATCATACCCAATAAGAAAGTTTGAAGCTTTTGTTGAAGCACCTAACGTTTGTGTCCGAGTATTCTCGGTGTATCTAGGTTCAGGATTTTACTACACTAGGGACTTTGGTTTTTGGGCTTGCCTTTGGTATCCGAACGGCCCAATTTCGCTGATTTTGAATTGACCTTTTAAATTGTGTTTCGCTTCGTTTTAGGAGCATACTCcctccccctcaattgtttacattggagggggataCGGAgatcaagacaatgtatgaaaaatgagtaaagttagatgaaaagtgagtaaaatggtgggacccatcaatatttaatactccctccgtccctctcaattgtttacattggagggggacacggagaccaagacaatgtatgaaaaatgattaaagttagatgaaaagtgtgtAAAGTGTTGGggcctaccaatatttaataaatagaattgagatagtggaggaaagtagtgggtgtatagtagtttttattgttaaatatgagatagtggaggaagatagtgggtgtaatgatgagaaaaacttactatttatagtaacgtaaagaaatgagagggacatcccaaaatagtaacggtaaagaaatgagagggacaaggGAGtagtagatttgagatagtggaggaaagtagtgggtgtaatagtagtttttattgttaaatatga of the Daucus carota subsp. sativus chromosome 4, DH1 v3.0, whole genome shotgun sequence genome contains:
- the LOC108216431 gene encoding uncharacterized protein LOC108216431 translates to MVRPYGVKGRKRKKNREVYDKEEEEVHEEGNEVVDDEENVTKRSKAEEDEDEAKAQHVADELSGIPIGPLVEDDKKNGVIFILERASLEVAKVGKTYQLLNSDEHANFLKRNNKNPADYRPDIAHQAMLMILDSTLNKAGKLKALYVRTEKGVLFEVKPHVRIPRTYKRFSGIILQLLQKLSISAVGKREKLLRVVKNPVTQYLPVNSRRIGFSHSSEKLVDIGDYVNAVSNDVNLVFVVGAMAHGKIEKEFVDDFISISGYPLSAAYCISKITNALERKWKIL